The nucleotide window AGGTATAAGTTTAATATGTTATGCTTCATCCATTAAATTTGCAAATTTGAGTAATCACCATTAGGGTGGGACTCAATGTCATCGAATTGATTTAATGCTCTTGTTTGAACCAATCATTTTATAGGTTACCTCGATTTCACTTTATGAACAATACCGGCCAGATTGTGTGTCACCATTCTCGTTTAGATCTGACCAAATATTGCACAAATCCGGCATGTAACCATCTGCATAATATCCAGCTATATTGATGCACTCGATGCATCGTCAATTCACAGAAATTCCTAATTGATTGTTGAACTGTACTGAAAATCAACACTTTGTATTAGGCCAATTTAGGGCGTAGTTGTCTAGTACTGCAATGCCACTATGAGTTTGGTGTAAAGATAAAAAAGATATCATTCtaatcaaaacaaacaaatgaTTACTACCTTGAATCACTTGATAGGTGTCAAATCTAAAATTCTTAAACTCAAATCTATATCAATAACTCATTTCGTGCAACACGTGATAAGAATTTCCAACAGCTAAGTCCGATAACAGTTATGTCGTACAAAACATCACATGCTGTGACAACATAATAGAACTTAAAAGTTTATTCTGACAGACAAATTTTTATCGTAAAACtgaaaatgagaaaaagaaagaaaaaaaaaagaaaaaaaaaattcctaattAGTTCAAGTTCTTCAGATATTTTACCCCGATTCATAAAACGGGAGTTAAATGTAGCTCAACTGTACGACTGTAGGTGACCCTCAATTCTGGGTTTACCAATCTCACAACGCTCCAAAAATGACGTCGTCCTACTCTGCAGTTAAAAATCACGAAATTCACCAAATCCTCCACACGTGTCACCCCCACGCCTCTCCAAAACCGTCCGAGCGCTTCACACCCCAGCCCCTCTCTCACACGACTCCCACGCTTTCATAACACTTTAGCGGAAAGGGTACAACCGTCATTTCTCTACCCCCCATCCCGGCGTGCAATCTCTCCACGTCAGCACATTGATTTAACCCCGGATAAGCCCTTCCCGGTGAAAATCACACGTGGCACGGGTAATCCACGTCACCGGACTCCGGGCCCCACTCCTTTCATTTCCTTATAAAAAGCCAAACCCATCCCCCACTCAATCAGTCTCCACAAAACCCCAGTTTTTAGTCTCCACTACTCCTCCCTCTATAGCtcagaaaaaccaaaaccaaaaccaccaTCGTCGCCGGCGACGATTAATCGCCGGGAATGATTATTCCGGCCGCGGTGTTATTCATTTCTATACGCAATGTCCGTATCTCCGATCATCGCAGTCACGTTTTCCACGAAAAGCGATACTCTTTCGCTTAATTTTGCCTCCCAAGTTATTCCTAATTCCTTCTTTTTGAGACGGTGaaatttttgttcttgtttagcTGACTGAGACGAGAAGCCAGGCATTAATTTCAAAATCGAGTTAATGcaaattttgttttcaatttttgaagtGATATTTTGTTTCGGTGTAAATGCAATAGAGCTGTGCATTGAGTGACTGAGATAATCGCAAAGCCCCCAAAACCCTCTGAGATTTTGAATTCCCGGAGTTTCGATGCCTTTTCCGATGAAGATCCAACCGATCGATATCGATTCCGAGGCGGTGAGAGAGCCGGTCCGGATCGACTCGGCTGCCAAGCCGGTGTTGAAATCCCGGCTCCGGCGGCTGTTTGACCGGCAGTTCCCGAGCGTGCTTAGAATCTCCTCGACGGAAAAACCTACCGTCGCCGGCGGTGATTTCAACAAGgacggcggaggaggaggaggagccatCGCCGAGTTCGAGCCGAGCTCGGTTTGCCTTGCGAAGATGGTTCAGAATTTCCTCGAAGAAACCAACGAGAAGCAGCAGGCGACGAAATGTGGCCGGAATCGCTGCAATTGCTTTAACGGAAACAACAATGACAGCTCCGACGACGAGCTCGACGTCTTCGGCGGCGAGTCCATCACCACCGGTGGTTCCTTTGGCGGCGACGCCTCTGATGTCCTCAAGGTATAAACGACGTCGCTTCAACCTCACTTTTTCTATATTCTGTCGCGGTTTCTGGATTACGAAACATAAAAGCATAAATCTTCTTTTTCAATCTGATTCGAATTGTTTGTTTGCTTTTACGATTTTTCAGAGTCTGATTCCATGCGCGAGTGTCCACGAGAGAAACCTCTTAGCCGACTCAGCCAAAATCGTCGAGACGAACAAGAATATCAAACAGAAAGACGAGCTCAGAAAGATCGTCACCGACGGCCTCTCGTCTCTCGGCTACGACTCCTCCATCTGTAAATCCAAGTGGGACAAATCACCGTCTTTTCCTGCCGGTACTGTACCCTAAAACCGCCGctctaatttttttaaatttaaaaaaaaataattaaaaaaatcacaACCGAAATTGTTTTCTGGTTTTCAGGTGAATACGAGTACATCGATGTGATGGTGGAGGGGGACAGGTTGTTGATTGACATCGATTTCCGATCGGAATTCGAAGTGGCGCGGCCCACTGGGGCCTACAAGGCAGTCCTTCAATCGCTGCCGTTCATTTTCGTCGGCAAATCGGACCGTCTCGGCCAGATCGTCTCCATCGTAACGGAGGCGGCGAAGCAGAGCCTCAAGAAGAAAGGAATGCCGTTTCCGCCGTGGCGGAAAGCCGAGTACGTCAGAGCCAAGTGGCTCTCTCCTTGCACAACCAGAACCACCGCCTCGCAGCTTCGGAACGACGTCGTTGCTCCGGCGCCGGAGAATGGGACCGTCGTCGTTTCCGACGACCTGAGCGAGTGCGGAGAACTCGAGTTGATCTTCGGCGAGGACGCCGTGAATTTAACCGATCCGTCGCCGGAAGTTGAGGCGAAAGTGACCGGAAATTCAGTGGCGGTGGCGTGGCAGCCGCCGGCGGTCAAGCCGAAGAGCGTTGAGAGAGGAGCGAGGATCGTGACCGGTTTGGCTTCGTTGCTAGCAGCAAAACCGTGAAACAAATTTtggacctttttttttaattttgaaaaaattttcccaaacgaaaaaaaaaaaatgaagataaatataatattaagaagaagaagaagaaaagtataATCGGCGTCGGAATAGTAGAGTAGTACGGGGACTTGGTACAGGCTTTTTAACTTTTC belongs to Rosa chinensis cultivar Old Blush chromosome 4, RchiOBHm-V2, whole genome shotgun sequence and includes:
- the LOC112199848 gene encoding uncharacterized protein LOC112199848 is translated as MPFPMKIQPIDIDSEAVREPVRIDSAAKPVLKSRLRRLFDRQFPSVLRISSTEKPTVAGGDFNKDGGGGGGAIAEFEPSSVCLAKMVQNFLEETNEKQQATKCGRNRCNCFNGNNNDSSDDELDVFGGESITTGGSFGGDASDVLKSLIPCASVHERNLLADSAKIVETNKNIKQKDELRKIVTDGLSSLGYDSSICKSKWDKSPSFPAGEYEYIDVMVEGDRLLIDIDFRSEFEVARPTGAYKAVLQSLPFIFVGKSDRLGQIVSIVTEAAKQSLKKKGMPFPPWRKAEYVRAKWLSPCTTRTTASQLRNDVVAPAPENGTVVVSDDLSECGELELIFGEDAVNLTDPSPEVEAKVTGNSVAVAWQPPAVKPKSVERGARIVTGLASLLAAKP